The following are from one region of the Scylla paramamosain isolate STU-SP2022 chromosome 23, ASM3559412v1, whole genome shotgun sequence genome:
- the LOC135112317 gene encoding uncharacterized protein LOC135112317: MDEPEMMELQDASDENMVSFIVFHPTKIRKEERTLPFRVVGAGLLGMLCALILFIIVNLIFFAAQPPPVTEIPDGEEHQIFIDLDLDNPVELEDLMDLDDTDDIDNTDDLTTPQLMDEMLSETSSSLQDPTLPVLVFYRPAKTPSRLPSGPGNMTPLSSSLSDPHPTRSPSTHFPPVTTTCTEQSPCTPTLPPYRTPHVTLFTKINNRFVAITASTASHSPTRTTPTTTPSTTTTATPPPTTTTTATNATTTTATSASTITVTVTPYTYSTVASPLNTEPVYPSTEVLHPEENPATYSSYNKGAVVMYVLLAVLMLFMLVVLHEMVDLNRKEPWSLWMADAVRTVGGAAVRRRVQSRYGNVVALRTLRQGNRTFFQVTDANPTSRNPHRQSCCPPNCGVMHAHHHHLPRENPDCHNPRSHTRPGRH, from the exons ATGGACGAACCGGAGATGATGGAGCTGCAAGACGCGAGTGACGAGAACATGGTGTCCTTCATCGTGTTCCATCCGACGAAGATCAGGAAGGAGGAACGCACGCTGCCCTTCAGAGTGGTGGGTGCGGGCCTCCTGGGCATGTTGTGCGCCCTCATACTATTCATTATCGTCAACCTAATCTTCTTTGCCGCACAGCCTCCCCCTGTGACCGAGATTCCAGACGGCGAGGAGCACCAGATTTTCATTGACCTTGACCTTGATAACCCTGTGGAACTCGAAGACCTCATGGACCTTGACGACACTGATGACATCGATAACACTGACGACCTCACGACACCACAGCTGATGGACGAAATGCTTTCAGAAACTTCCTCTAGCCTCCAGGACCCCACGCTTCCTGTGCTGGTGTTTTACAGACCCGCCAAGactccctcccgcctcccctcAGGTCCTGGCAACAtgactcccctctcctcttccctctctgaTCCTCATCCCACCCggtccccctccacacacttccCTCCCGTCACCACAACATGCACTGAGCAGTCCCCATGCACGCCAACCCTCCCGCCCTACCGCACCCCGCACGTCACGCTTTTCACCAAGATCAACAACCGCTTCGTTGCAATCACCGCCTCCACGGCCTCGCACTCCCCCACCAGGACCACCCCCACTACTACCCCCTcgactaccaccactgccacacctccccctaccaccactaccaccgcaaccaatgccaccactaccacggcAACCTCAGCCAGTACCATCACAGTGACCGTTACCCCCTACACTTACTCCACAGTCGCCTCGCCACTAAACACAGAGCCCGTATACCCCTCGACCGAAGTGTTACACCCAGAGGAGAACCCCGCCACCTACAGCAGCTACAACAAAGGGGCGGTGGTGATGTACGTGTTGCTGGCGGTCCTAATGCTCTTCATGCTGGTGGTTCTTCACGAGATGGTGGATTTGA aCCGGAAGGAGCCCTGGAGCTTGTGGATGGCAGATGCCGTGAGAACCGTGGGCGGGGCTGCGGTGCGCCGGCGTGTGCAGAGTCGGTATGGCAACGTGGTGGCCCTGCGCACCCTGAGGCAGGGGAACAGGACCTTCTTTCAAGTCACGGACGCCAACCCGACGTCTCGCAACCCGCACCGTCAATCGTGCTGCCCCCCGAACTGCGGCGTCAtgcacgcccaccaccaccacctgccccgCGAAAACCCAGACTGCCACAACCCCCGCTCACACACCCGGCCCGGCAGGCACTGA